One window of Planktothrix serta PCC 8927 genomic DNA carries:
- a CDS encoding LecA/PA-IL family lectin — MFRPFYGPDGFSDTSYPTTELLVPTTLTGSLIGRIGNSQPFAIGSNLTFVAANDGWLYLSMNDKPGTFNDNQGSLNVTVQLHQYRSR; from the coding sequence GTGTTTCGACCCTTCTACGGGCCTGATGGTTTCAGCGATACATCATATCCAACAACTGAGCTGCTAGTACCAACAACATTAACTGGTTCTTTAATTGGACGAATAGGCAATAGTCAGCCATTTGCTATCGGCTCTAATTTAACCTTTGTAGCTGCTAATGATGGCTGGTTATATTTATCAATGAATGATAAGCCTGGAACATTTAATGACAATCAAGGTTCCCTCAATGTAACTGTTCAATTACATCAATATAGGAGCAGATAA
- a CDS encoding polyribonucleotide nucleotidyltransferase: MEEIIKSISFDGRDIRLKIGLLAPQAGGAVLIESGDTSVLVTATRAEGRPGLDFLPLLVDYEERLYAGGRIPGGFLRREGRPPDRVTLTSRLIDRPLRPLIPHWLRDDIQVVATTLSMDEQVPPDVLAVTGASVAVILARIPFFGPMAAVRVGLVGDDFIINPTYREVKNGDLDLVVAGSPDGVVMVEAGANQLPEQDIIEAIDFGYEAVCDLIKAQEELMRDLGIELKPGEPPEGNTGLIQFIRDRVTLPVKQVLQQHDLDKTARDAHLDEIKEQEIITPIETLAEDDPIRVATTEDSKLVSQIFKDLTKELMRQQIVQDSVRVDGRNLDQVRPVSCKVSCLPKRVHGSALFNRGLTQVLSIATLGTPGDAQDLDDLHPQEEKRYMHHYNFPPYSVGETKPMRAPGRREIGHGALAERALVPVLPSKDQFPYVIRVVSEVLSSNGSTSMGSVCGSTLALMDAGVPISKPVSGAAMGLIKEGEEVRILTDIQGIEDFLGDMDFKVAGTDSGVTALQMDMKITGLPMKTVADAIYQAKPARLHILEKMLEVIGKPRSDLSPYAPRLLTLKIDPDLIGLVIGPGGKTIKGITEETGVKIDIDDDGTVTIASTDSENAARAYQIIQGMTRKLNAGDVYVGRITRIIPIGAFVELLPGKEGMIHISQLADYRVPRVEDEVSVGDEVIVKVREIDSKGRINLTRLNIHPDEAAAARAAAVK; the protein is encoded by the coding sequence ATGGAAGAGATCATTAAGTCAATATCCTTTGATGGACGGGATATTAGACTCAAAATAGGTTTACTTGCGCCACAGGCAGGTGGAGCCGTTTTAATCGAGTCTGGAGATACATCAGTTCTAGTGACTGCGACTCGCGCCGAAGGCAGACCCGGATTAGATTTTCTACCCTTGTTGGTGGACTATGAAGAGCGACTGTACGCCGGGGGAAGAATTCCAGGGGGATTCTTACGTCGGGAAGGTCGTCCACCCGATCGCGTGACTCTAACTAGCCGTTTAATTGACCGTCCCTTACGTCCTCTAATTCCCCATTGGTTACGCGATGATATTCAGGTTGTAGCTACAACTTTGTCCATGGATGAACAAGTACCCCCGGATGTATTAGCGGTGACGGGTGCTTCTGTAGCCGTGATTTTGGCAAGAATTCCCTTTTTTGGGCCGATGGCTGCGGTACGGGTGGGATTAGTTGGAGATGATTTTATTATTAATCCAACTTACCGAGAAGTGAAGAATGGGGATTTGGATTTAGTCGTGGCGGGTTCCCCGGATGGCGTGGTGATGGTGGAAGCGGGGGCGAACCAACTCCCAGAACAGGATATCATCGAGGCGATCGATTTTGGTTATGAAGCGGTTTGTGATTTAATCAAGGCCCAAGAGGAATTAATGCGGGACTTGGGGATTGAATTAAAACCCGGAGAACCCCCGGAAGGAAATACGGGTTTAATCCAATTTATCCGCGATCGCGTGACTCTCCCCGTTAAACAAGTTCTCCAACAACACGACTTGGATAAAACGGCACGGGATGCCCACTTGGATGAAATCAAGGAACAAGAAATTATTACCCCCATTGAGACGTTAGCGGAAGATGATCCGATCCGGGTGGCAACAACGGAGGATTCTAAATTGGTGAGTCAGATTTTCAAAGATCTCACCAAGGAATTAATGCGTCAGCAAATTGTCCAAGATAGCGTCCGGGTAGATGGTCGTAACCTAGATCAAGTGCGTCCGGTATCTTGTAAAGTCAGTTGTTTACCGAAACGGGTACATGGGAGTGCCTTGTTTAATCGGGGTTTAACTCAGGTGTTATCTATTGCTACCTTGGGAACGCCGGGAGATGCTCAGGATTTGGATGATTTGCATCCCCAAGAAGAAAAACGCTATATGCACCATTACAACTTTCCTCCTTATTCCGTTGGGGAAACAAAACCCATGCGGGCGCCGGGACGGCGAGAAATTGGTCATGGAGCGTTAGCTGAACGGGCCTTAGTTCCCGTCTTACCGTCTAAGGATCAATTTCCCTATGTGATTCGGGTGGTGTCGGAAGTCTTATCGTCTAACGGCTCAACCTCAATGGGTTCAGTGTGTGGATCAACTTTGGCATTGATGGATGCCGGAGTTCCGATTTCTAAACCCGTGAGTGGGGCGGCGATGGGATTAATTAAAGAAGGGGAAGAAGTTCGGATTCTCACCGATATCCAAGGAATTGAAGACTTTTTGGGAGATATGGACTTCAAGGTAGCGGGAACCGATAGTGGAGTCACCGCCCTACAAATGGATATGAAGATCACCGGGCTACCGATGAAAACGGTGGCGGATGCTATTTATCAAGCCAAACCTGCCCGACTGCATATCCTAGAAAAAATGTTAGAGGTGATTGGCAAACCTCGTTCTGATTTGTCTCCCTACGCGCCTCGGTTGTTAACCTTGAAAATTGATCCTGATTTAATTGGTTTGGTGATTGGCCCTGGTGGGAAAACCATTAAGGGGATTACCGAAGAAACCGGAGTCAAGATTGATATTGATGATGATGGCACAGTGACCATTGCTTCAACCGATAGCGAGAATGCCGCCCGTGCCTATCAAATTATTCAAGGCATGACCCGCAAGTTGAATGCGGGGGATGTGTATGTGGGCCGGATTACTCGGATTATCCCCATTGGTGCCTTTGTAGAATTACTTCCGGGTAAAGAAGGAATGATTCATATTTCCCAGTTAGCAGACTACCGAGTTCCTCGTGTTGAGGATGAGGTATCTGTTGGGGATGAGGTCATTGTCAAAGTTCGGGAGATTGACAGCAAAGGTCGGATTAATCTGACTCGTCTGAATATTCATCCTGATGAAGCTGCGGCTGCCCGTGCTGCTGCGGTGAAATAG
- a CDS encoding helix-turn-helix domain-containing protein: MKARYRYRCYPTPSQKLGLAKLFGCVRVVFNFCISEYKGGKKKPKNAKLQKQFITQAKKLEERAWRKHQTIQG; this comes from the coding sequence ATGAAAGCCCGATATCGATATCGATGTTATCCAACACCCTCCCAGAAATTGGGATTAGCCAAGCTATTTGGGTGTGTGCGGGTAGTGTTCAACTTCTGCATTTCTGAATACAAAGGAGGTAAAAAGAAACCCAAAAACGCCAAACTTCAAAAACAATTTATCACTCAAGCCAAGAAATTAGAGGAACGGGCGTGGAGGAAGCATCAGACTATCCAAGGATAG
- a CDS encoding Calx-beta domain-containing protein, translating to MTQLMGTASNDFLTGTPEPDEILGFAGNDTLQGLGENDTLNGGQDPDLLSGGTGNDLLFGDIGNDTLEGESGDDVVYGNAGDDQLNGGEGEDLLYGGQGNDTLFDSSGDDQLFGDKGNDLLYTGSGDNELTGGGGSDVFVIGRELLDGLVDSITDFRIGVDLIGLTNELKFADLRFVQVGNDTVIEDTLSNQQLIIVQETQATSLNNQANFTQSIESLTPIIEFTNTSPLQVQEGETPALFVNVQRAGSPFNTVSAELELQPDTATASDVNLEAVEVVFQPYETFKIVPIPLTVIDDQQTEPNESFGLILSNPTGGATLGESQEVSLTLQDNDISSSGNFPPKEETAIIIPLPPSPSQISLSLSPGEVPENTGEGLVYTFTRQGGSLDLPITVNFSVGGTAKLGENYTVTGDNTFTDTQGSVSFAANATTATVTVVPIDDDKFEEAGKTIDLTLAESGFLYTANPQQLTALGVITSEDLPPSPPVYNFSQAEYSVFEGDPGIPQKATITIDRSFDTDLASSIKILLTPALENGGTPGVDVEPTEITLDFAEGETQKSFEIPMIGDDTIEPSEVIVLSFDPDNFQPSGQAGTLNPQALLNINDDDGPTTYDFTGKFFQTLEGNSTNVTQVVEVNRSGDINVDSSVNVNLTGVNAVPNVDFAPGPITVNFKAGEITQTVPITITGDLASDQNKTINLSLSAPLGSLVGNLHPTADLLVIDDDNVPTYDFTTNVYEVRENNADITFSEITVIRSGKVDIASSVTVGLNAGSPNGATPQEDYTPAQIPLQFQPGETSKTLQVTIKGDEVSESSEAISLSFSNFDNEGQTGTTAPEAILTIADDDSPPTYNFVQTNYEVEEGDTSSQFNQVEVSRSGDISQQSRVDVVLTSGTAVSGTDFKAGPVSLTFAPNQSKANVPIEITGNVRVQPDRTLQLSFANFDKNGQVGSDNPTTVVTIEDDDKATLSLTTVEATATEPTTTKVENEQPKNGVYRISRAPDTYGDLPINLTLESDKITANDYTLTTSTGQALTINNDSTAVFTLPNDQASIDIILTPIDDIPAEADESLTLVLAEGDYKISPEENTATVTIEANDTAVTQLGDTQSQAPEDYALVEGSLRQAILNAHSLLGEDTITFADQASSGVINLTSALPGINSDIIFDGPGADQLTIRRDTGGDYNIFNVNGGNVTFEGLKLTNGFPAGTIPSSSSTTTGSRGGAINISSSTSNVQVIDSWLDGNQANNGGAIANSGKLIIENSTISNNTGSNGGGIIVIDGQVQVVNSTIANNTANIGGGVFNSVAELTITNSTVGFNQATNNSGGVRNIGGVSNLKNTIIASNTAPLDPDVGASIEFAFNSGGNNLIGDGTGGEGLVNGVKNDIVGSSTTPIDPLLSPLQNNGGTTPTLALASTSLAINAGNNSFAIPYTDPGLFDQRGANFTRIVNNIIDIGAFESQVI from the coding sequence ATGACACAACTTATGGGTACTGCAAGTAATGATTTCCTAACCGGGACACCCGAACCCGATGAAATCCTAGGATTTGCTGGAAACGACACCTTACAAGGATTAGGGGAAAACGATACCCTGAACGGGGGTCAAGATCCAGATTTGCTTTCTGGAGGTACAGGCAATGATCTGCTGTTTGGGGATATAGGGAACGATACCCTCGAAGGAGAATCAGGAGATGACGTTGTTTATGGCAATGCTGGGGACGATCAACTCAATGGTGGCGAAGGTGAAGATCTCCTCTATGGCGGACAGGGCAACGATACCCTATTTGACAGTAGTGGAGACGATCAACTATTTGGGGATAAAGGAAACGATCTTCTCTACACCGGAAGTGGAGACAATGAACTGACTGGAGGCGGGGGTTCGGATGTATTTGTGATCGGTCGAGAACTGCTCGATGGCTTAGTTGATAGTATTACTGACTTTCGGATTGGAGTCGATTTAATTGGATTAACTAATGAATTAAAATTTGCTGATTTGCGGTTCGTTCAAGTCGGAAACGACACCGTTATCGAAGATACATTAAGCAATCAACAACTTATTATTGTTCAAGAAACCCAAGCTACAAGCCTGAATAATCAAGCTAACTTTACCCAATCGATTGAAAGCCTTACGCCTATTATTGAGTTTACGAATACCAGTCCCCTACAAGTTCAAGAAGGCGAAACACCAGCCCTATTCGTCAATGTTCAACGGGCGGGTTCCCCCTTCAATACCGTTAGTGCAGAACTGGAATTACAACCCGATACTGCCACCGCCAGTGATGTCAATTTAGAAGCCGTTGAAGTCGTATTTCAACCCTACGAAACCTTCAAAATAGTCCCTATTCCTCTGACCGTTATTGATGATCAACAAACTGAACCCAATGAAAGCTTTGGGCTAATTCTATCTAACCCCACAGGAGGAGCAACCCTCGGAGAATCCCAAGAAGTTTCCCTCACCCTACAAGATAACGACATTAGTTCATCGGGAAATTTCCCCCCAAAAGAGGAAACCGCGATCATCATCCCCCTTCCTCCTTCTCCCTCCCAGATTAGTCTGTCCCTGTCTCCGGGTGAAGTTCCCGAAAACACCGGAGAAGGCTTAGTTTATACCTTCACTCGTCAGGGAGGTTCCCTAGACTTGCCGATAACCGTCAACTTCAGCGTTGGGGGTACGGCTAAACTTGGAGAAAACTATACGGTCACGGGGGATAACACCTTTACTGATACCCAAGGCAGTGTTTCCTTTGCCGCAAACGCTACAACCGCAACAGTGACAGTTGTTCCCATTGATGATGATAAATTTGAAGAAGCCGGAAAAACTATTGATCTGACTTTGGCTGAATCCGGTTTTCTGTACACGGCCAACCCCCAACAATTGACCGCCCTTGGAGTCATCACCAGCGAAGATCTCCCACCCTCGCCTCCTGTTTATAATTTTAGTCAGGCTGAATATTCTGTTTTTGAAGGCGATCCAGGAATTCCTCAGAAAGCCACTATTACCATTGACCGCAGTTTTGACACAGACCTGGCATCCAGTATCAAAATTCTCCTGACTCCAGCTTTAGAAAACGGCGGAACACCAGGCGTTGACGTGGAACCGACGGAAATCACCCTGGATTTTGCTGAAGGCGAGACTCAAAAGAGCTTTGAAATTCCGATGATTGGGGATGATACCATTGAACCCTCAGAGGTGATTGTGTTGTCATTTGATCCAGACAACTTTCAACCCAGTGGACAAGCCGGAACCCTCAACCCCCAAGCCCTCCTCAATATTAACGACGATGATGGCCCCACTACCTATGACTTCACTGGCAAATTCTTCCAAACCCTCGAAGGTAACTCAACCAATGTGACTCAAGTTGTTGAAGTTAATCGTTCTGGGGATATTAATGTAGACTCCTCCGTCAATGTCAACTTGACTGGAGTTAACGCCGTCCCCAATGTAGACTTTGCCCCAGGGCCGATCACGGTTAATTTTAAGGCTGGAGAAATCACCCAAACTGTTCCAATTACGATTACAGGGGATTTGGCTTCTGACCAAAACAAAACGATTAATTTATCCCTGAGTGCTCCTCTTGGTAGTTTAGTGGGCAATCTCCATCCCACTGCGGATTTACTGGTGATTGATGATGATAATGTCCCCACTTATGATTTCACGACTAATGTTTATGAGGTGCGGGAAAATAATGCCGACATTACCTTCAGTGAAATCACGGTGATTCGTTCTGGAAAAGTTGATATTGCCTCATCCGTTACGGTTGGCTTAAATGCAGGCTCCCCAAACGGAGCTACCCCTCAAGAAGACTATACCCCCGCTCAAATCCCCCTACAATTTCAACCGGGAGAAACCAGCAAAACTCTACAAGTTACAATTAAAGGAGACGAAGTATCCGAATCCAGCGAAGCCATCTCTCTCTCATTTTCTAACTTTGACAACGAGGGACAAACCGGAACAACCGCACCGGAAGCGATTCTCACCATCGCCGATGATGATTCCCCACCCACCTATAATTTTGTGCAGACCAACTATGAGGTTGAGGAGGGGGATACCTCTAGTCAGTTTAATCAGGTTGAAGTGTCTCGTTCAGGGGATATTAGTCAACAGTCCCGCGTTGATGTGGTGTTGACCAGTGGGACTGCGGTATCGGGTACGGACTTCAAAGCTGGGCCAGTATCACTGACTTTTGCCCCCAACCAAAGCAAGGCAAACGTTCCTATTGAAATTACTGGTAATGTTCGGGTTCAACCTGACCGCACCCTGCAACTCTCCTTTGCTAATTTTGACAAGAATGGACAGGTCGGAAGCGACAACCCCACAACCGTTGTCACGATTGAAGACGATGACAAAGCCACCCTAAGCTTAACGACTGTAGAAGCTACAGCCACCGAACCCACAACTACTAAAGTCGAAAACGAACAGCCCAAGAACGGAGTTTATCGGATTAGTCGCGCACCGGATACTTATGGGGATTTACCCATCAACCTTACCCTAGAATCCGATAAAATTACTGCCAATGACTACACCCTCACGACATCAACGGGGCAAGCCCTGACGATTAATAATGATTCTACCGCCGTCTTTACCCTTCCCAATGATCAAGCCAGCATTGATATTATCCTGACTCCGATTGATGATATTCCCGCAGAAGCCGATGAATCCTTGACTTTGGTTTTGGCAGAAGGGGATTACAAAATTAGTCCTGAAGAAAATACGGCAACGGTTACGATTGAAGCTAATGATACCGCCGTTACTCAACTCGGTGATACCCAGAGTCAAGCCCCAGAAGATTATGCTTTAGTGGAAGGATCTTTACGTCAAGCGATTCTCAATGCTCATTCCTTACTTGGAGAAGATACGATTACCTTTGCTGATCAAGCTTCCTCTGGGGTGATTAACCTCACCAGTGCCTTACCCGGCATCAACAGCGATATCATCTTCGATGGCCCAGGAGCCGATCAACTTACGATTCGTCGGGATACCGGAGGGGACTATAACATTTTTAACGTCAATGGAGGCAACGTCACCTTTGAGGGATTGAAACTAACCAACGGCTTCCCGGCGGGAACTATACCCAGTAGTTCTAGCACGACTACAGGCAGCCGAGGCGGTGCGATTAATATTAGTTCATCAACCAGTAATGTTCAGGTGATCGATAGTTGGCTAGACGGAAACCAAGCGAATAATGGGGGTGCGATCGCCAACTCCGGTAAACTGATCATTGAAAACAGCACAATCAGCAATAACACAGGCAGCAATGGCGGTGGAATAATTGTGATTGATGGTCAAGTCCAAGTTGTTAATAGTACCATTGCTAACAATACAGCTAATATCGGGGGCGGGGTGTTTAACTCTGTAGCGGAGTTGACGATAACTAATAGCACGGTAGGTTTCAACCAAGCCACCAACAATAGTGGCGGTGTCCGAAATATTGGCGGGGTCAGTAACCTCAAAAACACTATCATTGCCAGTAATACGGCTCCTCTTGATCCCGATGTGGGGGCATCTATTGAGTTTGCTTTCAACAGTGGGGGTAACAACTTAATTGGAGACGGAACTGGAGGGGAAGGCTTAGTCAATGGGGTTAAAAATGATATTGTTGGCAGTAGCACGACCCCGATTGATCCGTTACTCAGTCCTTTACAAAATAATGGTGGAACCACACCGACTCTCGCCTTAGCCAGCACTAGCCTTGCGATTAATGCCGGAAATAATAGCTTTGCTATCCCCTATACTGATCCCGGACTATTTGACCAACGGGGGGCAAACTTTACCCGGATTGTTAACAACATCATTGATATTGGAGCCTTTGAATCTCAAGTGATTTAA
- a CDS encoding GDSL-type esterase/lipase family protein, producing MIPKTGIEMYQKRLFALYKNQIYTHLESEIDQPNYQDWLDILKQESDLIQYKIAKKSDSSPLNILLGDSLSMWFPNSLLPSGTLWLNQGISGDTTSGILKRLDIFAKNNPNNIYILAGINDLKNKVPIVEILKNYQKILNYIQQHYPDTQILVQSVFPTQLPTKTLTFSIQNSLIRELNQNLAQQVQNQGSLYLDFHQRFTNTPGNIRSELTTDGLHLSLEGYKVWQFALKQTESRLTNNRDDNYQKWLQKSSGFPLDGQSYNWVSYKVQPGDTLEKIALKTLGRDDFDYCDLIAIRNNLTSEMLLINDVIEIPQLI from the coding sequence ATGATTCCAAAAACTGGCATTGAAATGTACCAAAAGCGACTTTTTGCTCTGTATAAAAATCAAATTTATACTCATTTAGAATCTGAAATTGATCAACCAAATTATCAAGATTGGCTGGATATATTAAAGCAAGAATCTGATTTAATTCAATATAAAATTGCTAAAAAATCTGATTCATCTCCTCTGAATATTTTATTAGGAGATTCCCTAAGTATGTGGTTTCCTAATAGTTTATTACCATCGGGAACATTATGGTTAAATCAAGGGATTTCAGGGGATACGACAAGCGGAATTTTAAAACGTCTGGATATTTTTGCTAAAAATAATCCTAATAATATTTATATTTTAGCGGGAATTAATGATTTAAAAAATAAAGTTCCCATTGTAGAGATATTAAAAAATTATCAAAAAATTTTGAATTATATCCAACAACATTATCCTGATACTCAAATTTTAGTTCAATCTGTTTTTCCGACTCAGTTACCCACAAAAACCCTAACTTTTTCAATTCAAAATTCTTTAATTCGAGAACTGAATCAAAATTTGGCGCAACAAGTCCAAAACCAAGGAAGCCTATATTTAGATTTTCATCAACGGTTTACCAATACTCCGGGAAATATCCGTTCGGAATTGACAACAGATGGCTTACACCTTAGCTTAGAGGGTTACAAAGTTTGGCAATTTGCCCTCAAACAAACCGAATCTCGTTTAACTAACAATCGAGATGATAATTATCAAAAATGGTTACAAAAATCATCGGGATTTCCCTTAGATGGACAATCCTATAATTGGGTGTCCTATAAAGTTCAACCCGGAGATACCCTAGAAAAAATTGCCCTAAAAACATTAGGACGAGACGATTTCGATTATTGCGATTTAATAGCAATCCGAAACAACCTGACATCAGAGATGCTCTTGATCAATGATGTTATCGAAATCCCTCAATTGATTTGA
- the petH gene encoding ferredoxin--NADP reductase gives MYLKSGTGVATKTGANSRVFIFEVEGLRQGENTDKLNFPIRRSGIVYITVPYDRMNQEMRRIARLGGKIVNIRPAGEPQDATTVASSNGQQSQPSEEKTKPMTHAKAKTEIPVNIYRPNNPYMGKCIENYELVAEGGLGTVRHVTFDISGGDLRYLEGQSIGIVPPGNDNKGKPHKLRLYSIASTRHGDKLDDQTVSLCVRQLEYKHPETGETVYGVCSTHLCNLEVGADVAITGPVGKEMLLPDDEEATVVMMATGTGIAPFRAFLWRMFKEQHEDYKFRGLAWLFFGIPYTANILYKEDLEQLQREFPDNFRLTYAISREQQNPEGGRMYIQDRIKENADQLWELVQKENTHTYICGLKGMEGGIDEGMSAAAGKFDVNWSNYQKQLKKGHRWHVETY, from the coding sequence ATGTATCTCAAGAGTGGAACTGGTGTTGCAACAAAGACAGGAGCAAACAGCCGTGTCTTTATCTTTGAAGTAGAGGGACTGCGACAAGGGGAAAATACAGACAAACTTAACTTTCCAATTCGTCGCAGTGGCATTGTGTACATCACCGTGCCTTATGACCGCATGAATCAAGAAATGCGTCGGATTGCTCGATTGGGAGGAAAAATTGTTAATATTCGCCCCGCAGGTGAACCTCAAGATGCAACGACCGTGGCTTCCAGCAATGGACAGCAGAGTCAACCATCTGAAGAAAAAACTAAGCCCATGACTCACGCCAAGGCTAAAACGGAGATTCCCGTTAATATCTACCGTCCCAACAATCCCTATATGGGGAAATGTATCGAGAACTATGAATTGGTGGCTGAAGGGGGTCTAGGTACAGTCCGTCACGTCACCTTTGACATTTCTGGTGGAGATTTACGCTATCTCGAAGGTCAAAGTATTGGGATTGTTCCTCCGGGAAACGATAACAAAGGTAAACCCCATAAGTTAAGGCTATATTCTATTGCCTCAACTCGTCATGGTGACAAACTCGATGATCAGACTGTTTCCTTATGTGTTCGCCAACTGGAATACAAACATCCTGAAACCGGGGAAACTGTCTATGGTGTTTGTTCTACCCATCTGTGCAATTTAGAAGTGGGGGCCGATGTTGCCATCACTGGGCCTGTGGGTAAGGAAATGTTACTCCCTGATGACGAAGAAGCCACTGTGGTGATGATGGCAACGGGTACAGGAATTGCACCTTTCCGGGCTTTCCTGTGGCGGATGTTTAAAGAACAACATGAAGACTATAAATTCCGAGGGTTAGCTTGGTTATTCTTTGGAATTCCCTACACTGCCAATATTCTGTATAAGGAAGATTTGGAACAGTTACAACGGGAATTTCCTGATAACTTCCGCTTAACTTATGCCATTAGTCGTGAACAGCAAAATCCCGAAGGTGGCAGAATGTATATTCAAGATCGGATTAAAGAAAATGCCGATCAACTGTGGGAGTTAGTTCAGAAAGAGAATACCCATACTTATATTTGTGGTTTGAAAGGTATGGAAGGCGGTATTGATGAAGGAATGTCAGCGGCTGCGGGTAAATTTGATGTCAACTGGAGTAACTATCAAAAACAACTCAAGAAAGGACATCGTTGGCACGTTGAAACTTACTAA
- a CDS encoding tetratricopeptide repeat protein encodes MFNNSKRFYEQGLTKARQGNYRGALKDFDQVIQLNPNYATAYNNRGLVYYYLKEYQQAVNDLTKALQIEPKLPDAYLNRGNAWRHLGKYDKAIQDFKIALSFNPKSDAVYNNLGLAIAQSGNYQDAITHYNQALSLNPDNHKTYYNRGRAFYLLGIKEKALDDFNKATELEFNYVKAYINRGLCHHQLGNNDRAIRDYNRALQIDPYNVYAYYNRGCVYHSLKEYQAAIDDFDQVLNIDPNFIKAYLNRGLARYKLGDEPGANKDFYHVMCVNSDTYIYYQAQRGISDPTQYPKNSPKIDVQQGGEYFYTTFFNGLWDTEDLEQRESTICEAEFLNE; translated from the coding sequence ATGTTTAACAATAGTAAGCGATTTTATGAACAAGGGTTAACAAAAGCACGCCAAGGAAATTATCGGGGTGCTTTGAAGGATTTTGATCAAGTGATTCAATTAAACCCTAATTATGCTACTGCTTACAATAATCGGGGTCTAGTTTACTATTATTTGAAAGAGTATCAACAAGCGGTTAATGATTTAACAAAAGCTTTACAAATAGAACCGAAATTACCCGATGCTTATCTGAATCGCGGCAATGCTTGGAGACATTTGGGAAAATATGATAAAGCTATTCAGGATTTTAAAATAGCTCTATCTTTTAATCCTAAAAGTGATGCGGTTTATAATAATTTGGGATTGGCGATCGCTCAATCAGGAAATTATCAAGACGCCATTACCCATTATAATCAAGCTTTATCCCTGAATCCCGATAATCATAAAACCTATTATAATCGAGGTCGAGCTTTCTATTTGTTAGGAATCAAAGAAAAAGCTTTAGATGATTTTAATAAAGCTACGGAATTAGAATTTAATTATGTTAAAGCTTATATTAATCGAGGATTATGTCATCATCAATTAGGAAATAATGATCGAGCAATTCGAGATTATAATCGAGCTTTACAAATTGATCCCTACAATGTTTATGCCTATTATAATCGGGGCTGTGTTTACCATAGTTTAAAAGAATATCAAGCTGCAATTGATGATTTTGATCAAGTTTTGAATATTGATCCTAACTTTATTAAAGCCTATTTAAACCGAGGTTTAGCCCGTTATAAATTAGGAGATGAACCTGGCGCGAATAAAGACTTTTATCATGTTATGTGCGTTAACTCAGATACCTATATTTATTATCAAGCACAACGGGGAATTTCAGATCCTACTCAATATCCTAAAAATTCTCCTAAAATTGACGTTCAACAGGGTGGAGAATATTTTTATACTACATTTTTTAATGGATTATGGGATACAGAAGATTTAGAACAACGAGAATCCACAATTTGTGAAGCTGAATTTCTCAATGAGTAA